TTGCCCCCGCCTCGGTGAGCTTCTTTTTGATCGTCTCGGCTTCTTCTTTGGATACGCCTTCTTTCAGCGGTTTGGGGGCACTCTCGACCAGCTCCTTGGCTTCTTTAAGTCCGAGATTGGTCAATTCGCGCACCACCTTAATAACGTTGATCTTTTTCGCGGCATCAACCGAAGCCAGAATCACATCGAATTCGGTTTTCTCCTCGACG
This is a stretch of genomic DNA from Blastocatellia bacterium. It encodes these proteins:
- the rplL gene encoding 50S ribosomal protein L7/L12, with translation VEEKTEFDVILASVDAAKKINVIKVVRELTNLGLKEAKELVESAPKPLKEGVSKEEAETIKKKLTEAGATVEIK